The DNA region TCGACCTGTAGCCGCAAATCCGGAGAAGAGAGTCATGCCACCCCGCTTGTCGCCGACCGTGCGCCAGCAGCGTCTGGGAATCGAACTGCGCAAGATGCGCGAGCGCGTGGGCGTGACGCCCAAGAGCCTGGCCGCCACGATCGGCACCGACCTGCCCAAGATCTCCCAGATGGAGAACGGGAAGTCGGGCATCAGCGCCGAGCGGCTCCGGATCTGGGCGCGCACCTGCGGCTGCCCGGAGGGCCCGTACCTCGACGCGCTGCTCGCGATGACGCAGGACCGCCGTAAGTACTGGTGGGACGGCTACCGGGGGCGGATGCCCAGCGGGATCGTCGACATCGCGGAGATGGAGCACCACGCGCAGTCGCTGTCGATCCTGAACAGCACCTTCATCCCCGGGCTGCTGCAGATCCCGGACTACGCCACCGCGGTGTTCGAGCGGCTCCCCGAGGCCTACCGGCAGGAGGCGGAGGTCCGGAAGGCGTTCCGGATCCGGCGCCAGCAGATCTTCGTCGACCACCCGAAGCCGTACAGCGCGATCCTGCACGAGTCCGCGCTGCGGATGCAGTTCGGCGGTCCGGAAGTACTGCGCGAGCAGCTGCGGAGCCTGCTGGAGAATTCCGAGCGGCCGGGGGTGGAGATCCGGGTGATCCCGTTCAGCGTGCCCACCTACACCGGATCCGGGGAGAGCCTGTACCTCGCCCGCGGGCCGGTCCCGGAGCTCGACACCGTCCAGATCGACCTCACGCACGGGCCGAAGTTCGTGCACTCCGAGGCGGAGTTGGCCTCCTACCGCCGGATCAAGGAGAAGACCGCGGCGATCGCGCTCGGGACGGCCGAGTCCCGGGACTTCATCCGGGCCTTACTGAAAGACTTCTCATGAGTACGTGGCGCAAGGCGTCAGCCAGCGGCGAGAGCACCGACTGCGTGGAGGTAAGAGCGGCGGGCGGGCTGGTGGAGATCCGCGAGTCGGACCTGCCCGAGGTGGTGGTGCGGACGACGCCGCGCAAGTGGGCGGCGTTCGTCCGCGGGGTGAAGGCCGGGGAGTTCGACCGGTACGCCGACTTCAGCCGGCCGTAATGTGCGGGCTGCGCCGGTACGGCGGCGGTAGGCTTGACAGCCCACAGTGGACCCCTGCGCCTGGCACAGCACTCCGGGTGGGGTGCGCGTGCGGGAGAAATCGGAGCATCCGAGGATGGCTCGGCACCTGATCACCAGCGCCCTTCCGTACATCAACGGGATCAAGCACCTGGGCAACATGGTCGGGTCGATGCTCCCGGCGGACGTCTACTCCCGCTACCTGCGCCAGACCGGCCACGAGGTGCTGTTCATCTGCGCCACCGACGAGCACGGCACGCCCGCCGAGCTGGCCGCACAGGAGGCCGGACTGCCGGTCGCCGAGTTCTGCGCGCAGGCGCACGACGCGCAGAAGGCGGTGTACGACGGCTTCGGGCTGTCCTTCGACCACTTCGGCCGCAGCTCCTCGCCGCAGAACCGGGAGATCACCCAGGAGATCGCCCGCGAGCTGCAGCGCAACGGCTTCATCGAGGAGCGCTCGATCCGCCAGGTGTACTCCAACGCCGACGGCCGCTTCCTGCCGGACCGCTACATCGTCGGCACCTGCCCGCACTGCGGCTACGACAGGGCGCGCGGCGACCAGTGCGAGAACTGCACCCGGGTGCTGGACCCGACCGACCTGCTGGAGCCGCGCTCGGCGATCAGCGGCAGCGCCGACCTGGAGGTCCGGGAGACCCGGCACCTGTTCCTGCTCCAGTCGCGGCTGACCGGCGAGGTCGAGCGGTGGATCGCCGACCACGGCGACGACTGGCCGGTGCTGGCCTCCTCGATCGCCCGCAAGTGGCTGACCGAGGGACTGCAGGACCGTTCGATCACCCGCGACCTGGAGTGGGGCGTCCCGGTGCCGGCCGACGTGTGGCCCGAACTGGCCGCCGAGGGCAAGGTGTTCTACGTCTGGTTCGACGCCCCGATCGAGTACATCGGCGCCACCAAGGAGTGGGCGGACGCGGCCCCGGCCGGGCAGCGGGACTGGAAGTCCTGGTGGTACGAGGCCGACCGGACCGTCCGCTACACCGAGTTCATGGCCAAGGACAACGTCCCGTTCCACACCGTGATGTTCCCGGCGACGATCCTCGGCTCGCGCCGCCCGTGGAAGAAGGTCGACTACGTCAAGGCCTTCAACTGGCTGACGTACTACGGCGGGAAGTTCTCCACCAGCCAGAAGCGCGGCATCTTCACCGACGTCGCGCTGGAGCTGCTGCCGGCCGACTACTGGCGCTACTTCCTGATGGCGCACGCCCCCGAGTCGGACGACTCCAGCTTCACCTGGGACCTCTTCGCCTCGGTGGTCAACAAGGACCTCGCCGACACCCTCGGCAACTTCGTCAACCGGGTGCTCTCCTTCAGCCGCAAGCGCTTCGGCGACGCCGTCCCGGCCGGAGCCGTCGCCGGCGAGGCCGAGGCGCGGCTCGGCGAGCAGATCGCCGGCCTGCTGGCCGAGTACGAGGCCCAGCTGGACGCGCTCAACTTCCGCAAGGCCGTGCAGGCGCTGCGCGCGCTGTGGAGCGCGGGCAACGCGTACCTGGACGAGAAGGCGCCCTGGCTGCAGGTGAAGACCGACCCGGAGGCGGCGGCACTGACCCTGCGGACGGCGATGAACCTGATCCACCTGTACGCGGTGGTGTCGGAGCCGTTCATCCCGACCGCGGCGGCGGCGATGCGCGGCGCCTTCGCGCTGCCCGCGGACGGGCGCGGCTGGATCACCGAGGACGAGGCCCGGGCGCTGAGCCTGGTCCCGGCCGGGACGCCGTTCACCGTGCCGCCGGTGCTGTTCGCGAAGATCACGGACGAGGACCTGGCGGCCTGGACGGCCCGGTTCGGCGGCACCGAGGGCTGAGCCCCACCGGCGGACACGGCGGACACACCACGAGGGCCCCGACCGCGACAAGGCGAACGGTCGGGGCCCTCGTCGGTGGTGACGGGCCCCTCGGGCGGGCCCGCGGCCGGCCCGGTGGGGCGGGCCGAGCAAGGTGGTGGGCGCTACCAGCGGGTGGTCTCCGCGAAGAAGCCGGGGATCTCGGTCGCCCGGCCGGCGGCCACCGCCTCGTCGTGCACCAGCGCGCCGACCGCCAGGTCGAGCACGCCGAGGCCGAAGGGCGAGAAGACCACCGGGCGGTCGGCGCCGACGGCGACCTCGCCCTCGATCACCTGGGCGAGCGTCCCGGTGACGAAGTCCCGGTTGCCGTAGAGCTGTTCGGCCAGGTGCGGGGAGGTGTCGGCCTTCATGCAGTGCTCCACGTCGTCGAGCACGTTGTACGCGCCGCCGATGATCTCCGGCGCGAGGTCGCGCAGCGAGATGTTGAGCACCAGCTGGCCGGGGGCGAAGGTCTCCGGGTCGAGGATGTACGGCTCGCCCGCCGTGGTGGCCAGCACCACCACGTCGGCGCCCTTGAACGCCTCGCCCAGGTCCTCCACCACCCGGGCCGGGTAGCCGAGCTGGGAGTCGGCGTGGTCGACCAGCGCCTGGGCGTACCGCGCCTCCCGGTCGTGCACCACCAGCTCGTCGATCGCCCACTCCTGGGCGCCGAAGAACTCCAGGATGTTGCGGGCGATGATGCCGGCGCCGACCACCGCGAGCCGGCCCGCCGTGCGGCCGCCGCTGAGCACCTCGGCGGCGAGCACGGCGGACGCCGCGGTGCGGGCCGCGCTGATCTGCGAGGCCTCCAGGACGGCGAACGGGTAGCCGGTCGCGTAGTCGTTCAGCAGCAGGGCGGCCGAGGCGCGCGGGAAGCCCCGTTCGATGTTGGCCGGGAAGCTGCTGATCCACTTGATGCCGGCCAGGCCGACGCCGCCGCCGAGGTAGGCCGGCAGGGCGATGATCCGGGCGTCCGGCTTGGCCGGGAACCGCAGGAAGTAGCTGTCGGGGTTGACGGACTCGCCGGCGCCGTGGGTCAGGTAGGTCTCCCGGACCTCCTGGACGATCCGCTGGCGGGCTCCCGCGATGACCTCGCGGGCGGTGGTGCCGTCGATGACTCTGAACTCGAACACGGTGGTGGCTCCAGGCGGGAAGGGGGTTCGGGGGGTCAGCCGACGTAGGCGTTGCCGGCGGGCTGGCGCTGCCCGGTGGCCGCGTGCGCGCCGCCGGCGTGGGCGGGGGCGTGGCCGCGGGCGCTGCGACCGCCGCCCAGCCAGCGCGGCAGGTACCAGTTGCGGTCGCCGAGCAGGGCCATCACCGCGGGCAGCAGCACCGCGCGGACCAGGGTGGCGTCCAGCAGGACCGCGACCGCCAGGCCGATGCCGAGCTGCTTGAAGTCCTGCATGCCCAGGGTGCCGAAGACCGCGAACACCGCGACCATGATCAGACCGGCGCTGGTGACCACCCCGGCGGTGCTGCGGATGCCGAAGCCGACCGCCTCCCGGCTGGGCTTGCCCGACAGGTACGCCTCGCGGATCCGGGAGACCACGAACACGTGGTAGTCCATCGAGAGGCCGAACAGGACCACGAAGACGAACAGCGGCATCCAGGACTCGATCGCGCCCGGCGCCTTGGTGCCGACGATCGAGGCGCCCCAGCCGTGCTGGAACACCGCGGTCATCACGCCGTACGCGGCCGCCACCGAGAGCAGGTTGAGCAGGATCGAGGTGATCGAGATGGTCAGCGAGCGGAAGGAGAAGAGCATCAGCAGGAAGGTGACGCCCATGACGAAGGCGAACACCGGGACGATGCTGCGGTCCAGCTGGTCGTTGTAGTCGACCGAGAAGGCGAGGTCACCGGCGACCAGGGCGGTGGTGCCCGGGACGGTCTTCAGCGTCTGCGGCACCAGCTGCCCGCGCAGCGCCGTCAGGGCCGCCTTGGAGGTGGCGTCGGTGCCGTTGCCGGCCAGCGGGACGCTGATCTGGGCGATGTTCTTGTCCTTCCAGTACCGCACGTCGATCTGGTTGCCGGTCTTGCCGGACGCCAGTGCGGCCTGCTTGAAGTCCTCGATGCTCTTGGCGATCTGCGGCGAGCCGATGTCGTCGGCCTTGACCACCACGGTGGCGGGCGAGGGCGAGCCGGGGAACTCCCGGTCGATCTGCCGCGAGACCGAGACCAGCGGGCTGTCCTGGGGCAGCAGCTTGTCCATGCCGAGCTTCTCGGTCTTCATGCCGAGCGCCGGCACGGCCAGCGCCAGCAGCACCGCGGCGGACAGCACGGCGAAGACGCCGGGGCGGGCGAGCACTCCGCGCAGCAGCGCGTTGGCGGGCTTGGGGTTGGCCGTGGCGGCCTGGCGGCGCTTGCTGACCCACGGGATCCGGCCGGCCGCGACCTTGTCGCCGAGCATCGACATCAGGGCCGGCAGCACGGTCATCGAGCCGACCACCGCGACCGCGACGACCTCGATGGTGGCCATCGCGAAGCCCTCGAAGACGGT from Kitasatospora cathayae includes:
- a CDS encoding MMPL family transporter gives rise to the protein MARQSNFAARLGEWSAQHRKTAVIGWVVLVVLVTVLGGMVGQKSLTQADYGTGESGRAAQVLKDAGINDPVNELILVHSDGLTADSPEFRSAVQATTDAVDKTGLAENLRDPYTTQAFSADKHSALIMFAVTGDPDTAADRIEPVITAVQDTAKAHPQVTLGEFGGASAFKGINDSLGDDFTRAELTALPVALGILLVVFGAFVAAVLPVALAVTACIGALGLLALSSQAVPVDGMTNSVMFLMGLAVGVDYCLFYLRREREERAAGRDKATALRIAAHTSGHSVLVSGLTVMVAMAGMFLSGLTVFEGFAMATIEVVAVAVVGSMTVLPALMSMLGDKVAAGRIPWVSKRRQAATANPKPANALLRGVLARPGVFAVLSAAVLLALAVPALGMKTEKLGMDKLLPQDSPLVSVSRQIDREFPGSPSPATVVVKADDIGSPQIAKSIEDFKQAALASGKTGNQIDVRYWKDKNIAQISVPLAGNGTDATSKAALTALRGQLVPQTLKTVPGTTALVAGDLAFSVDYNDQLDRSIVPVFAFVMGVTFLLMLFSFRSLTISITSILLNLLSVAAAYGVMTAVFQHGWGASIVGTKAPGAIESWMPLFVFVVLFGLSMDYHVFVVSRIREAYLSGKPSREAVGFGIRSTAGVVTSAGLIMVAVFAVFGTLGMQDFKQLGIGLAVAVLLDATLVRAVLLPAVMALLGDRNWYLPRWLGGGRSARGHAPAHAGGAHAATGQRQPAGNAYVG
- the metG gene encoding methionine--tRNA ligase, producing MARHLITSALPYINGIKHLGNMVGSMLPADVYSRYLRQTGHEVLFICATDEHGTPAELAAQEAGLPVAEFCAQAHDAQKAVYDGFGLSFDHFGRSSSPQNREITQEIARELQRNGFIEERSIRQVYSNADGRFLPDRYIVGTCPHCGYDRARGDQCENCTRVLDPTDLLEPRSAISGSADLEVRETRHLFLLQSRLTGEVERWIADHGDDWPVLASSIARKWLTEGLQDRSITRDLEWGVPVPADVWPELAAEGKVFYVWFDAPIEYIGATKEWADAAPAGQRDWKSWWYEADRTVRYTEFMAKDNVPFHTVMFPATILGSRRPWKKVDYVKAFNWLTYYGGKFSTSQKRGIFTDVALELLPADYWRYFLMAHAPESDDSSFTWDLFASVVNKDLADTLGNFVNRVLSFSRKRFGDAVPAGAVAGEAEARLGEQIAGLLAEYEAQLDALNFRKAVQALRALWSAGNAYLDEKAPWLQVKTDPEAAALTLRTAMNLIHLYAVVSEPFIPTAAAAMRGAFALPADGRGWITEDEARALSLVPAGTPFTVPPVLFAKITDEDLAAWTARFGGTEG
- a CDS encoding DUF397 domain-containing protein, with the protein product MSTWRKASASGESTDCVEVRAAGGLVEIRESDLPEVVVRTTPRKWAAFVRGVKAGEFDRYADFSRP
- a CDS encoding helix-turn-helix domain-containing protein; its protein translation is MPPRLSPTVRQQRLGIELRKMRERVGVTPKSLAATIGTDLPKISQMENGKSGISAERLRIWARTCGCPEGPYLDALLAMTQDRRKYWWDGYRGRMPSGIVDIAEMEHHAQSLSILNSTFIPGLLQIPDYATAVFERLPEAYRQEAEVRKAFRIRRQQIFVDHPKPYSAILHESALRMQFGGPEVLREQLRSLLENSERPGVEIRVIPFSVPTYTGSGESLYLARGPVPELDTVQIDLTHGPKFVHSEAELASYRRIKEKTAAIALGTAESRDFIRALLKDFS
- the sbnB gene encoding 2,3-diaminopropionate biosynthesis protein SbnB translates to MFEFRVIDGTTAREVIAGARQRIVQEVRETYLTHGAGESVNPDSYFLRFPAKPDARIIALPAYLGGGVGLAGIKWISSFPANIERGFPRASAALLLNDYATGYPFAVLEASQISAARTAASAVLAAEVLSGGRTAGRLAVVGAGIIARNILEFFGAQEWAIDELVVHDREARYAQALVDHADSQLGYPARVVEDLGEAFKGADVVVLATTAGEPYILDPETFAPGQLVLNISLRDLAPEIIGGAYNVLDDVEHCMKADTSPHLAEQLYGNRDFVTGTLAQVIEGEVAVGADRPVVFSPFGLGVLDLAVGALVHDEAVAAGRATEIPGFFAETTRW